The genomic stretch cataaatagttgaccaaaaataattaaatcagaAGAGCTCATGGTTGATGACAATGAGGTAGCAATGAAAGTCGATAAATAATAAGAAAACAATTTCGCAGTTACTTCAATGGACTCATAGATTGACATTTTTCCCCACTGATCTTGAGATTGAATAAATTCATAAAAGAAAGGAGAAAGCATAGCATTTTAAAACTACTCTTAGTAGTACTTAATCAATATGCACATGTATTTTATGTCATGTTATGGGAATTGTGGCCAACCATAAATCAAACCAACATCATATTTACTGAAGTTTACATATACATTTCATGGAAGAGGAAGAATTAGACTACTGCTAagggaaggaagaagaaaagaagaagaatggtataaagaaaagaaaggaaatcACATGATATTCATCAGAGTACTCTCCTTGTGGATTTTCCATGAGAGTTGTTGTTGAAGAAGAGCTTCTTTAAGACCTTCACGATCACCACCATGCCATGCCTATTATTACTACTATGAACAAGAGCACCATTCGACTTCTTGGCAAGTGTAAAAGCCGTGGCGCACCTGAATTCAACCAACTCTGTTGAGAAAGAGACAGCAGAAGCAGAACCTATCGTTGTCGCAGTCAACTCCTCATTGAAATCTTCCCACAACAAATCCATTTGATCCTCTTCACCCCTCTCTCGCTTATTTGATGTCACTACCTTTGTTTCAAAGCAGTGTTCTTTATCATAATTTCCTTTGTAGGGGTTAGGAGAGGCTGTTGCTGGTGATAGATTCCATAAAGGAGGTGAATCAATGCCATGATATGAATAATTCTCAGAAATTCTAGGGAAGCTGAAGTCTTCTGTATCCATGAATGGATATAGGATGATTATTATTAGGCCTCTTATGTGAATATTAGAGAGATCAGGAATAATTGGAATGGTGTGTGAGTTCTTTGGGTTAGGTTTTTGGTGCGGACTTGGACCAAGTAGTTGTTGTAATGGAATGGTTTTAGTTCAACTGCTGCAAAAGCAACCTACAGTCTTTGTTCCCCACAAAATTAATTATGCACTTTCATATGCTTCAAGCAAGATCTTCAACACTAATAAGTCAACTCATCTTAGTTTCCTATGAAAAACTATTAGTAGCAGCTCTATACCTTTGGTTGCTAGATTAACATTTGTATAATAATTGAGCTATGAATAACATAAGCCAGCAAAACATACTATATACATGATCAACCAAATCATGACATCTTGTTTGCATGATTGACCTTGAAATTAGACACAAAAGTTTCCACAGGATATAATTCATAATTATAgaggaataataataaaaagggatgaAATCAGGATCCAGATTGTGCTCATTGAATATCTATTTAGGCAGTTTACCCTCTATATATTACTAGTATTGGACGAAATCATCATGTAAAATAACTATTTCTTTATATTTTGGTCTCACATGGAGTAGACATTTGTTTCAGAACTTCTTACTTAGCCTCCAAGACATTTGTTCATTCACACAATGAAGTTTCAATATCTAGTCTCACTTTATCTggaaattcaaaattaattttcaactTTCAAGTGTACACAACAGATGGCCATTATTTGACAGTAATAAACAGGAAAGAAAAATCTATAATCAGATGGCATTTAACCGAAAATAAAAATTGGTACATTAGACTGAAAATTCTCAATTAAACAAACTACAACTCAACTTCCCTATTCAAAACTCTGCTACTGTTGCAAAATCCCGAGGATAGTAATTGCCTTCTCAATTTCTTCTTGTCAACGATTGATAATATAGCAGGAAAGGAAATTTTCTTGTTACTATGAAAATGCACCATTTGGAAAGAGGAAAATGGGACTAGAAAGTAAGATCCTTAGGGTCCTCAATAATTTGTGACAGGGTTTGCAAGAATTGAGCCAGATCAGCACCATATATCACGCGATGATCTGCTGTAACATTGACCTGAAATTTTGCATTTCCTTCAAttataagaaaatagaaatctAGAACAGGATTTGTGTTTCTTAGACAAAAAGTAAGTCATACTCCAAGTCCTAGTGTTGTAGACCATGTCTGGATTATCATACCTGCATTTGGTTCTTCATGCCAATGCGACCATCCTTGGTAGCCACAACAGTTGGCTGTGATGATCCAACAGCCATTATGGCTCCctacacaaataatcaagaataTGATCAAATTCATGCAGTGTCTCATTAATTTAATTCGAACAAAATGTCACCAAGAGTACGAATACTCACAGTTCCAGGTGGAAGAATGGCATCAAAGCGATCAACACCAAACATTCCAAGGTTGGACAGAGTGAAGGTACCTAGCACATATGAAGGTCAGATTCTAAGCACATATTTAACCCTAATGAAGGTCAGCATTTTGACCATACAAGGGGCATACTATATACTGTTCTTAAGACAAATAACATAATGCTTCCATGCAAGACCACAGACTATCAGGCAGAACTGTACAAATCAGCAGCTTTTAGTCCATATCAAAAAGGACACATGAACAACACCATAAGGTTGTTgtaaagaaaatcaaagaagtCAATCTTTGCTGAAGTTCAACAGCCTTGATTGATCTAGCGTACTAACTTATTTGGATAAACTTTGGTTCAATATCTATTTTCTAGGGTTGTACATTTAAAATCCAAAATGTGTTTAACTGGTTAAAAATCCCTAAATAGTATTTTCAATTGCAAGCTGTTTTCAATCTTCTCCAACTTGGATTGAAGAAAATCccaaataattataaatatttgagTCTTGTACCTGTGCTGTACTCATGAGGTTGGAGCTGCTTGGCCCGGGCCTTATCAACCAACTCCTTCCACTTTCTTGACAATGTATAGACGTCAACCTACAACATACATCAAATATAACCCTTGACAATCAAAGCTCCATCATATATTAAAAGGGAAAACTCGAAGAAGCTCAAAATTAGCGTATCAAAAACCTTATCAGCATCCTGAAGCACTGGAGTAATCAGTCCGCCTTCAGTAGCAACAGCAATTGCGATGTTGATGCTGCTATTATACGTAAAGCTATTACCATCTCTACAACTAGAGTTAACAACAGGGTGTTTAACCAGAGCAAGTGCTGTAGCCTTGGCAAGCAATGCTGTCATAGTAACTCCCTTTGACttgatctgaattttataaaattgaatCAAAACTGATATTCAGATGTTAACAGTATGCAATGCAATGTGTTCCATACCATAAGTCTAGACACTCAGACTAAGAGTTAAATTGACAAAGTGGcattatattatgtatttgaCCAGAATAAAATTCCTAAAGAATCAATGTGGTGTTCATGTAGCATCAAGCATTACCACAATATGGACTTCAGTAAAATAGATACATAAATCATGTATCTACTCAAACAGATTAATAACGCATTAGCAAACTAAGCCAACAAAGAAAAGAtatacatattttaattataacagAGCAACTTTCTGTCTAATATCACCATTGCAAGCATTTCCACAAATATTAACAATATATGCTAAGTGCTGCAATATTTAGATTTAGACATACCACCAAGTAATTGAAAGCCTAATCTTTTCCCCCCTCTTTTGCACTACCTAAAGGTAAGCCAAGCTTCCAATAAATTTCAGAGAAAGACTAAAAATGATGGAAAACAGTGCATTAAACATGTCATATTCATGTCAACATTGAACATTGCAGAGCACATAGCAACTTAAAACAAACAATGCAAACCAAAAAAAAAGTATACTAAAGAAAACCATGTTCGTCAAATGCAATTTCTGGAAAAGGATATCGAATTTCACCTTCTTGTAGAGAGCATCGAGTGCATCAGTGGTGATAGTATACCCAACTCTAAAAGTAGGAACACCCAAACTCTCCACCATGTTCCTACTCACAGCACTCTGCATTGTCGTAAAAGGCACCACACTCCCCAATTCAACCCCACTACCACTCTTCGCAGCCGCCGGTGCCGCGGCCGCAGCAGGAGCCGCAGCAGCAGCAGCACCAGAAGCTGCAAAAGCCTCAACATCCTTAGCTACAATCCTGCCCAAAGGTCCAGTCCCCACAATCCTCCCAAGCTCCACCTTCAGCTCCTTCGCCAGCTTCTTCGCATACGGAGACGCCACCACTCTCTTCCCTCCCTCCGACGCCGGATGCGTGGATGCCACCGCCggagcagcagcagcagcagcctTAACGGGAGCCTTATCAGATTGAGCCTCCACTGCTGGCGCAGCTGCAGGTGCAGGAGAAGACGAAGCAGAAGAAGAAGCCGATGAAGGTGACTGTGCTTTGGACTTTGCTTGTTCGATCTCGTCCTCGTTTTCGGCGAGGAGGGCGATGGGAGCTCCGACGGCGGCGACACCACCCTCGTCAACCATGATGGCGGCGAGGTAACCATCGTAGAAGGTCTCTACGTCCATGTCAGCCTTGTCGGACTCCACGACGACGACGCTCTCACCCTTGGAGAGCTTGTCGCCCTCGGATTTCACCCAGGACACGATCTTTCCCTCCGTCATGGTTGAGCTCAGTGCCGGCATGAAGATCTCCCGGATCTTGGCGCGGACCACGCCGGGAGACACTGGAGGCCTACGAGTGCCCGAGGAGGCCGAGCTGCGGCGGAGGGCGgcggaggaggaagaagaaggaatgaAAGGAGTGTGGAGAAGGTGAGCCATTTGGAAAATCGAACAatgcagagagagagagagagagagagagagagagtgcgATGTGAATGAATGTTGTTATTATCGTTAAAAAAGCGTTGTGGTGGTTCGGTTATTCCTCGAAGTCATCGAAAGAAGACGGAGGTTTCAACCACCTTACCGGTGAAGGTTATGTGCCCCGTTTTTGGTACTACACTAAACACTAGTAGCAGCTATTGCTTCCTTTGTTGGGCTTTAAACACTGGACTTGGGCCTTTAAATATTTACATAGGCCCAATGATTGGCCCATTAAATAATCATGACGTGGCAGAATTGTATAGCCTTGTTGGATAACCCCTGCGAACTTCGAAGCTccaaggagaagaagaagatggttgGTTCAAGTTTCGGTCACTTCCTTCTTCTCTCTTACACTCCTCCTTCGTCTCTCTCCACTCTCTTTCCCACTAAAACCTTAACCCTCAGCTCAAGCCCCTTCCGCTGCAAATGCTTCTTCAAGTAACTAACTCTCTTTCTCTTATCTCTTTCTGATTTTACCGTTAATTTTGCGTAGGACAGTGTCTTGTAATTTGTACTGCCACTAGTTTCAATTTCTTCTGTAGGTTGTTAAAATTAGATGCTTTCTGTGTGCCTATTCATTATCTTGATATTCAGTTCGTTAACCTCTTTAGTGTTAGTATTAGATTTGAATATTTGATGCCATTGTTTGTTTTGCTCTTCTGCATAGATGATTATTAACCTGAGGAATTATTTGTAGAAACATGAAAGCCTCGGGGATTCGGCAGGTAGGATTGACTACTCTGCATGGACACAGGGTTGATACAATGAAGAGCAGCATTGTCCTTAAGGTTGTTTTCGTTTACATGTTGTAATGCATGAAACTGCTAAGCATTTTCGTGTTTTCTGAAAAAATCAGCTAGAATTTGTCTAATTTGAGTTTAATCTTGTAGTTTTCTCATTGTTGTTCATTCTTTATGTTCACAACTTTAAGCTCTGGATACTAATTTTTTGCTTCCATTGTGGATGAAGACAGATGTTTCAAAGAGAAATGACAATCGAATCCCATAATACCCTTGTCACAAAGCAATCTGAGAGTAATTCCTAGTTACCTTTTCTCTCCTTTTAATATTCTTATTTATGATTGTTTTTGCATATCAGGAATTAGTTTGTGCCATTTCTAGTTTATACAAAAACAGGAATTATTCTTTGagttgtttatttattttgaagtTATGCATTGTTGGGTTTGTGTTAGTTACTTGGGTATTATGGGGTGCCCAAAGTCTCACATTGAATAGTATAGAATGTTTGATGTTGTATTTAAGGAGAGTTCTTCCTCCTTAATAGCTAGCTTTAAGGTGTGGTTCCCTACTTTTTTTAGATGCTTAACAGTTCGATATTCTAATAGATATCATCTGAGCATTGAAATGGGTCAACCCATGATTCATCATTGGTCTTAAGATGGATGTGTGAGTTAACCCAATAGCAGTTATTTGGATTGATGAATTAAATAGGTCAATCTATCTGGAAAAATAAATAGCGACTAGCTGATTAATATTTAACTGATGTGCTTAGCTTAGTTAACAGTCATTGGAAAATTGTCAGTTATGAGATCCAACTCATCTGGAGCCACCTAATTCTGTAAATCAAGGGTGGGCCTGTGTTTAAGTTGggtaaaaagagaaaaacaatttccatgtattaaataatttgttattgttcATAACAAACCTAATACATAGCTCTAGGTGACTCAAGGAATTTCAATTTGGCCATTAAATCTAATTGTATTCATTCTTCTGAATgttcaaatttataattagaatTAGGTGAAATCAATGAAAAATGGTCTTTTTTGATAGTTTTATGTATTGTGGCAAACTTCGTTTCAACATTTGTGCAAATGCCAGctaattcaaaattttcaatgttGTTGAATTGCACAGTCACTTGAGACATTACCCTGCTTAATCTTTTCTTGGTTGATTTTCAGTGAATGACTTTACAACAGAGGATCTTGAAGATGGGGGATTGTTATCTAAATTGGTTTATACATTCTTGTTTGGGCAGACTTTATCAGTGGTTTCTCCTGGTCTTTCATATGCAAGTGACTCAATGAAGATGAATCAGATATATGAAGTTGGAGAATTATTTGATTTAAGCATCCAACTATTATACttggtatcattattgggttTGCTAGGGGTTGGGACTTACTTTGTGATTCGCCAAGTTCTTGTTCGCAGAGAACTTGACCTTTCTGCCAAAGAGTTGCAGGTTTGAACCTGTGCTTATTTCTTCTGGCAGTACTTAATATTGGTTTTCTCTTGAACTAAACATATAGTATTAACCTCCTTGAAATACGTTTAACCCTGGTTTTTACATGTTCAACTGGTTTTCTGATTTTGTCTTTTGCGCCATAATCAAAGGTTATGCACAAGTTACTTGGAACTATTTGTTGTGATAATTGTTTCCTTTATCATTTTCTCCCATTGCCCCAGGAGCAAGTACGAAGTGGTGATGCCAGTGCAACTGAGCTTTTTGAACTTGGTGCAGTGATGCTGCGGAGGAAGTTTTATCCAGCTGCCACCAAGTTTCTGCTTCAAGCAATTGAGAAATGGGATGGGGATAAGCAAGATCTTGCGCAGGTTGGAtgaattttatatatacttgTTTGATTGCTAACAAGGTTAAAACATAAACggcaaattttaaatttaattcgAAAATAGCAGAATGATGGTATTCTATATATTGTTCTGGTATAAACAACAATTATATGACTTGTTTGGCAACTCATCCACAAATGTAGGTGTACAATGCTCTTGGTGTCAGCTATGTCCGTGATGGGAAGGTTGACAAAGGAATTGCTCAGTTTGAGATGGCTGTAAAGCTTCAACCAGGCTATGTCACAGCATGGAACAATCTTGGGGATGCCTTTGAGAACAAAAAAGAATACAAGGCTGCTCTTAAGGCATTTGAAGAAGTCCTGCTATTTGATCCTAACAACAAGATTGCTCGGCCCAGAAGAGATGCTTTGAAGGACCGTGTTGAAATGTACAAAGGGGTTCCTGTCAAgtccaaagaaaaataaagaacgcTATTGTTAATACTCAACACTACATATATGGAAGACTTTTTAACACAGCTTTCAGTAACTTACCTCAGGTTTGATGAGGGAGCTTATCGCAccttgaaatataaataaattgtttATTATATGAAGTTTTATTAATTTGGTGTGTTGGGAGAAATTTTTGGTTATTTCCCTCAGAACAGATGGTTGCTGTGTTGTGCCTTTCTCTATTTGTGTGTGGATTAGAGAGAGCCAGATAGATGGTGATGTAACTATTGTTCAATGTTTAAAGATAGAGTTGagttttctttccttcttaGAATTCATCTGCTTTCATGTTCTGGAAATAAAAGCTTCAATTTATTAGTCAAATTTTTGGTAATAAGATTATGCGAGTGACATGGATAAAAAATCTACTATTAAATTGGTTTGCCACTTAAGAGGTTTCTGTTTTCAGTTTACTGCCACATCTTTAAGCTTGGAGCTACTTTCAATGCGTTCATGGCACCATTCCCCTTTCTTGCAAGGGAGTGGTCCCCGTCAGTGATTCTGAACCTTCAAGAGTCCAGACATGGTCTTCACATGGCAGAATCTTAACATAAATGGTAGATGCTTTGGTTGTTTAAGTATCATGTTTTGAATTTAATGGGTGACATATATGCAACAAGTTTTATGTTTTATGGTCAATTCTTTATGCATTCAAAGGTAAATTCTGACGGTATTAAGAATTAGTCACGGTTGAGTTGTCTCTATGTGATTTCAAGGTTACGATTTCAAATATAAAAACAACCGTTGAGTTGTCTCTATGCGGTTTCAAAGTTAcgattttaaatataaaaacaaCCGCTCATGTAATGATTAGATTAGGTTGCATACATTATACTTTTTGGATGCGACCCTTCATGAAAACAAGGTTACGATTTCAACTGGACCTTGAGTTTAATCATGAAAACAAGGTTACAActtcaaatcataaaaacaacCACTGATGTAATTATTAGGTTAGGTTGCATACATTATACCTTTTGGATGCGACCCTTCTCTAGACCTTGAGTTTAATCATGAAAACAACCATTGATGTAATTATTAGGTTAGGTTGCATATATTGATGCTGACCCTTTTCTGAACCTTGAGTTAACGTGGAATGTATATTTCACCATTCTAGAAATTTGAATAATTCTGATGGGACTCATAAACTACTACTAAACCATTTTGTCAAGCAGCTATCGGAATTCAGCAGCCAGCCATTATTAATGGAGTGCTTAAAGGGCCAATAATTTTGGCCAAAATCCCTTCATTATGTTTGCTGGGAGGTAGAGGATAGCGGATTTGGGTTGAGGCTTGAGATCAACTTGCCTACTCCTCTCTCTTTACTACTCCCACCTCACACCCAAccaaaaagatttaaaaaaggaagaagaaaaatatgatGTAGTCAATGTAGAGTTACTGTTTTTAAGAAAGTTTTTATCGCCATTGCATACTTTTGAAATATGCATGAACACGacaaaaagttaaataaaataagtaaataaaattaTGTTACGTAAACACAAAATAAGTCACTCGAATATATATTGGAATAAGTAGTATATattaaaacaataataaaactCTACGCCCAAACAAAATACTTAATCAAGTCTAACTAAGTTATTATAATAACTTTTCAAATCACGcgtctccttctccttcttcttcttctaaattCGCGTACGCaggcttcttcttcttccccaatATTgcgtcttctttttcttttcctttttcgtTATACAAACATCTTTATTAGTTCTGATTTTCTCTAATgctattattaaataattttgattcatttcttaatttatttcagtTCATTTGTGTACTAATTGAGGTTCACTTGATGCTACTGATAaatattgaccaaattttttattccttataatttcggttcatttcttagtttaattgaggttcatttaGATTTAGAAATGAATTCGATAAATAaactcaatcatcaacaaaaacacatcAAATTCATTTATCGAATTCATTACTGGATCCAAATAAACCTcaattaaaaagagaaaaagaaaaaacatagCAACAACAGCAGCAATAAAAGAATGGCGATtgaaagaaaacatgcaaataAGAAAAAGGAACGCtaagaataagaagaaaaaggaatacAAAGACGAAGAAGGAGGAAAgcgaagaagaaggaagaagacgAAGTCGAATACGAAGAATGATATATTTTGCGTTATTAAAACTTGCTTGTGTACACACTAG from Arachis stenosperma cultivar V10309 chromosome 9, arast.V10309.gnm1.PFL2, whole genome shotgun sequence encodes the following:
- the LOC130947491 gene encoding uncharacterized protein LOC130947491, whose product is MDTEDFSFPRISENYSYHGIDSPPLWNLSPATASPNPYKGNYDKEHCFETKVVTSNKRERGEEDQMDLLWEDFNEELTATTIGSASAVSFSTELVEFRCATAFTLAKKSNGALVHSSNNRHGMVVIVKVLKKLFFNNNSHGKSTRRVL
- the LOC130951702 gene encoding dihydrolipoyllysine-residue acetyltransferase component 5 of pyruvate dehydrogenase complex, chloroplastic; the protein is MAHLLHTPFIPSSSSSAALRRSSASSGTRRPPVSPGVVRAKIREIFMPALSSTMTEGKIVSWVKSEGDKLSKGESVVVVESDKADMDVETFYDGYLAAIMVDEGGVAAVGAPIALLAENEDEIEQAKSKAQSPSSASSSASSSPAPAAAPAVEAQSDKAPVKAAAAAAPAVASTHPASEGGKRVVASPYAKKLAKELKVELGRIVGTGPLGRIVAKDVEAFAASGAAAAAAPAAAAAPAAAKSGSGVELGSVVPFTTMQSAVSRNMVESLGVPTFRVGYTITTDALDALYKKIKSKGVTMTALLAKATALALVKHPVVNSSCRDGNSFTYNSSINIAIAVATEGGLITPVLQDADKVDVYTLSRKWKELVDKARAKQLQPHEYSTGTFTLSNLGMFGVDRFDAILPPGTGAIMAVGSSQPTVVATKDGRIGMKNQMQVNVTADHRVIYGADLAQFLQTLSQIIEDPKDLTF
- the LOC130947812 gene encoding tetratricopeptide repeat domain-containing protein PYG7, chloroplastic isoform X1, coding for MVGSSFGHFLLLSYTPPSSLSTLFPTKTLTLSSSPFRCKCFFKNMKASGIRQVGLTTLHGHRVDTMKSSIVLKMFQREMTIESHNTLVTKQSEMNDFTTEDLEDGGLLSKLVYTFLFGQTLSVVSPGLSYASDSMKMNQIYEVGELFDLSIQLLYLVSLLGLLGVGTYFVIRQVLVRRELDLSAKELQEQVRSGDASATELFELGAVMLRRKFYPAATKFLLQAIEKWDGDKQDLAQVYNALGVSYVRDGKVDKGIAQFEMAVKLQPGYVTAWNNLGDAFENKKEYKAALKAFEEVLLFDPNNKIARPRRDALKDRVEMYKGVPVKSKEK
- the LOC130947812 gene encoding tetratricopeptide repeat domain-containing protein PYG7, chloroplastic isoform X2 → MFQREMTIESHNTLVTKQSEMNDFTTEDLEDGGLLSKLVYTFLFGQTLSVVSPGLSYASDSMKMNQIYEVGELFDLSIQLLYLVSLLGLLGVGTYFVIRQVLVRRELDLSAKELQEQVRSGDASATELFELGAVMLRRKFYPAATKFLLQAIEKWDGDKQDLAQVYNALGVSYVRDGKVDKGIAQFEMAVKLQPGYVTAWNNLGDAFENKKEYKAALKAFEEVLLFDPNNKIARPRRDALKDRVEMYKGVPVKSKEK